In Lascolabacillus massiliensis, a single genomic region encodes these proteins:
- the codA gene encoding cytosine deaminase translates to MKRKFKNAKIYRNHSANEFIVENGKISEIGTNLPECDEEVDLKGKLVMPPYVDPHLHLDYVYTGRNDGGKVKSGTLFEGIERWHHIKKSQNIDDVKERALAGIREEMSHGVQYIRTHIDVTDPELTGLKAMLEIREELKENVTIQIVSFPQEGMYAYKNGYELVEEGLRLGADCVGGIPHFEWAREFGERSIHAIVDLAVKYDKMIDVHCDETDDIMSRFVELLNALVMIEGIGERTAASHACSFGSADNAYANRMIGLFKKSQINFITPPTENAYLQGRMDNYPKRRGLNRVKELLEAGINVCFAQDSINDPWYPLGNGNLMNVLDNGIHLTHLASYEEIERSFDLITYNGAKTMMIEDYGLEAGKSANFIVLNESDEFEAIRKRVDVLASVRNGEFLFRRSEPVYDIPLRI, encoded by the coding sequence ATGAAGAGAAAATTTAAAAACGCTAAAATATATCGCAACCATTCAGCTAATGAATTTATAGTTGAAAATGGAAAGATTTCTGAAATAGGAACAAATCTACCTGAGTGTGATGAGGAAGTGGATCTTAAAGGGAAGCTGGTGATGCCTCCTTATGTTGATCCGCATTTACACCTTGACTATGTTTATACCGGACGCAATGACGGAGGGAAAGTTAAATCAGGAACTCTGTTTGAAGGTATCGAACGGTGGCATCATATAAAAAAATCGCAAAACATTGATGATGTAAAGGAGCGTGCTTTAGCTGGTATCAGAGAGGAGATGTCACATGGCGTTCAATATATCCGTACACATATTGACGTTACAGATCCTGAACTTACAGGTCTGAAAGCTATGCTTGAGATCAGGGAAGAACTGAAAGAGAATGTTACCATTCAAATTGTATCTTTTCCGCAGGAGGGAATGTATGCATATAAAAATGGCTATGAACTGGTAGAAGAAGGACTTAGACTAGGAGCCGACTGTGTTGGAGGAATACCTCATTTTGAGTGGGCTCGTGAGTTTGGAGAGAGATCTATTCACGCTATTGTAGATCTTGCAGTGAAATATGACAAAATGATTGATGTTCATTGTGATGAAACAGATGATATAATGTCGCGTTTTGTTGAACTCCTGAATGCTCTGGTAATGATAGAAGGTATAGGAGAAAGGACAGCAGCCAGTCATGCATGTTCATTTGGGAGTGCTGATAATGCTTATGCTAACCGAATGATTGGACTCTTTAAAAAGAGTCAGATTAATTTTATCACTCCGCCTACTGAAAATGCATATTTGCAGGGCAGAATGGATAACTATCCTAAACGCCGTGGATTAAACAGAGTGAAAGAGTTGCTTGAAGCGGGCATCAATGTTTGCTTTGCTCAAGATTCTATAAACGACCCATGGTATCCGCTTGGGAACGGTAACCTGATGAATGTACTGGATAATGGAATTCATCTGACACATCTTGCTTCTTATGAAGAGATTGAGAGATCGTTTGATTTGATAACCTATAACGGGGCAAAAACAATGATGATTGAGGATTATGGTCTGGAGGCAGGAAAATCGGCTAACTTCATTGTGCTTAATGAATCTGATGAGTTTGAGGCTATAAGAAAAAGAGTAGATGTTTTGGCTTCAGTAAGAAATGGAGAATTTCTATTTCGACGAAGTGAACCTGTGTATGACATACCTCTAAGAATATGA
- a CDS encoding antibiotic biosynthesis monooxygenase has protein sequence MIVITRNMKVAKDFTNRVIEDLSHPSAVSKAEGFIRRDVLINRDAEDFDIIKMIIYWENKESLTKWHGSKEHQQGHIERHKQQKESGKEPINRKALNLTIEEYEVVYSLLAE, from the coding sequence ATGATTGTAATTACACGAAATATGAAAGTTGCTAAAGATTTTACGAACAGAGTAATAGAGGATCTGTCTCATCCGTCAGCTGTTTCCAAAGCAGAAGGTTTTATTCGTCGTGATGTGTTAATTAACAGGGATGCCGAGGATTTCGATATAATAAAAATGATTATATATTGGGAAAACAAAGAGTCATTAACAAAATGGCATGGTAGTAAAGAGCACCAGCAGGGTCATATAGAAAGGCATAAGCAACAAAAGGAGTCAGGAAAAGAGCCGATTAACCGTAAAGCACTAAATCTTACAATAGAGGAGTATGAAGTTGTATACTCTTTACTGGCTGAATGA
- the ccsA gene encoding cytochrome c biogenesis protein CcsA codes for MTWDSFIYFSLGSLLLWGVSDISAYIGSKKFTPLLFRIAGLALFAFFIAGLWIFLDRPPLRTMGETRLWYSFFLPLAGLLTYLRWEYKWILPFTTILSAVFIIVNIANPDIHNKALMPALQSPWFAPHVIIYMFSYALLGAVTLVAIYFLVKGKKLSNTTKIMNMADNLVYAGIACITLGMLMGALWAKEAWGHYWSWDPKETWAAVTWMGYLIYIHYRLKKRSSDRTSMVILVIAFLLLQICWYGVNYLPSAQQSIHTYS; via the coding sequence ATGACCTGGGATTCTTTTATATATTTTTCGTTGGGCTCCCTATTACTTTGGGGAGTCAGTGATATTTCTGCCTATATAGGCAGTAAAAAATTCACTCCGCTATTATTTCGCATTGCGGGACTTGCTTTATTTGCCTTTTTTATTGCAGGGCTATGGATTTTTCTTGATCGTCCTCCTCTGCGCACTATGGGTGAAACCCGATTATGGTACTCATTCTTCCTACCTTTGGCTGGATTGCTTACGTACCTGAGATGGGAGTATAAATGGATTCTACCTTTCACTACCATTCTTTCTGCTGTATTTATAATAGTGAATATTGCAAACCCTGACATACACAATAAAGCCCTGATGCCCGCTTTGCAGAGTCCCTGGTTTGCACCACATGTTATAATTTACATGTTCTCATATGCACTGCTTGGAGCAGTAACCCTTGTTGCTATTTACTTTTTGGTGAAAGGAAAGAAGCTATCAAATACAACTAAAATTATGAATATGGCAGACAATCTGGTTTATGCAGGAATTGCATGCATAACCTTAGGTATGCTTATGGGTGCTTTGTGGGCTAAAGAAGCATGGGGTCATTACTGGAGCTGGGATCCAAAAGAGACATGGGCTGCCGTTACATGGATGGGTTATCTGATATACATACATTACCGTCTTAAAAAAAGATCTTCTGACAGAACTTCTATGGTGATTCTGGTTATAGCATTTTTACTGTTGCAGATCTGCTGGTATGGAGTTAATTATCTACCTTCAGCTCAACAGAGTATACATACTTATTCGTAG
- a CDS encoding cytochrome c biogenesis protein ResB, which yields MSKSSRKIWESPWGYPEGYIVALGVVLTGLLLQLAIGKLDTGLYAYPINLIIGALFIIGLLTIYFIFKTSKIIRWFSSVYSTLPSIVVLLIICIILGFIPQFTNIENNAQVPNDIFSTLGWYQMTTSWPFILSCFYLLVILGFTTLKRTSRRQSWRDVGFYLNHLGLFIALMGGILGSADLQRLTMTVSEGNVEWRGTTYRGEVVEMPLAIQLDSFIIEEYEPKLVVIDNKTGKILPEARPENYMFEGIGKKAQLAGISLEIIDYLPNAAIFRDSIQSNFVPMQMDGATTALKIKASHEGITQPVEGWVSNGSYLFPHSILKIDNSRSIAMPPQEVKKYSSFITLYTEEGNSEKAVIEVNKPLSINNWIIYQYSYDSSRGKYSDTSVFELVYDPWLKVVYIGIFMLLSGAIFLFVAGPDRDRISKESILEIDRAKIEQ from the coding sequence ATGAGTAAATCCTCTAGAAAAATCTGGGAAAGTCCATGGGGATACCCGGAAGGTTACATAGTTGCATTGGGTGTTGTATTAACCGGTCTATTACTTCAGTTAGCCATAGGAAAGCTGGACACTGGTCTTTATGCTTATCCTATCAATCTGATTATTGGAGCTCTATTTATAATAGGGCTCCTGACAATATATTTTATCTTTAAAACCAGTAAAATTATCAGATGGTTTTCAAGTGTCTACTCAACACTCCCAAGCATTGTTGTATTACTAATAATTTGTATAATACTGGGATTTATTCCGCAGTTTACTAATATAGAGAATAATGCCCAGGTACCTAATGATATCTTTTCAACTCTTGGATGGTATCAGATGACCACGTCATGGCCTTTCATTCTTAGCTGTTTTTATCTGCTGGTTATATTAGGTTTTACCACTCTTAAACGAACCAGCAGGAGACAATCGTGGCGCGATGTTGGATTTTATTTGAACCACCTTGGTCTCTTTATAGCCTTGATGGGTGGAATTTTGGGAAGTGCCGACCTGCAAAGGTTGACTATGACAGTGAGCGAAGGCAATGTTGAGTGGCGTGGAACGACTTACAGGGGTGAGGTGGTTGAAATGCCCCTGGCTATTCAGCTGGACTCATTTATTATAGAAGAATATGAACCAAAATTAGTAGTTATTGATAACAAAACGGGTAAAATTTTACCAGAAGCAAGACCCGAAAACTATATGTTTGAAGGAATTGGCAAAAAGGCACAGCTGGCAGGTATTTCACTGGAGATAATTGATTATCTTCCAAATGCAGCCATATTCAGAGATAGCATACAATCAAATTTTGTACCAATGCAGATGGATGGTGCTACTACAGCACTAAAAATAAAGGCTTCACATGAAGGAATAACTCAGCCCGTAGAGGGATGGGTAAGTAATGGCAGCTATCTTTTTCCACATAGTATATTAAAGATTGACAACAGCAGAAGTATTGCCATGCCACCTCAAGAGGTAAAAAAATATAGTTCATTTATCACTCTGTATACAGAAGAGGGTAATTCAGAAAAGGCAGTTATTGAAGTTAATAAACCTCTTTCTATAAATAATTGGATTATTTATCAATATAGCTATGACTCTTCAAGAGGCAAATATTCTGACACCTCAGTTTTTGAGCTGGTATATGATCCGTGGCTTAAGGTGGTTTACATTGGCATTTTTATGTTGCTATCGGGTGCAATATTCCTTTTTGTAGCAGGACCTGACAGAGATCGCATTAGTAAAGAGAGTATTTTAGAAATTGACAGAGCTAAGATTGAACAATGA
- the nrfA gene encoding ammonia-forming cytochrome c nitrite reductase — MNNKQEKNKMKPWMGWLLFFVTIGVVFLLGMLAASITQRRAEITSMMYNRMVDIKGIESRSEIFATDFPRQYESWSQTADTSFQSEFNGSSIVDVLDQRPEMVILWAGYAFSKDYGTPRGHMNAVNDVVHTLRTGSPMTAEEGPQPATCWTCKSPDVPRLMDSVGVAEFYNKPWAHWGHEIVNPIGCADCHDSESMDLQISRPALIEGYESMGMNIQDATHQDMRSLACAQCHVEYYFTPEGKYLIFPWHNGMTMEGAEQYYDSIQFSDYTHALSKAPIIKAQHPDYEIFKTGIHAQRGVSCADCHMPYTSEGGIKYSSHHVRSPLASMNNTCQVCHRETEEDLRNSVYERQRSANQIRNLVEKELSTAHLEAQFAWEKGATEAQMNKALQLIRQSQWRWDYAVASHGGAFHSPVEFQRILSLSLDRAHKARFEIAKVLAEIGYTGDVPLPDISTKAKAQEYIGLKMETEISNKKNFHETVVPKWLETAKRNNRLVSLN, encoded by the coding sequence ATGAACAATAAACAGGAAAAAAACAAAATGAAGCCTTGGATGGGCTGGCTGCTATTTTTCGTTACGATAGGAGTAGTATTTTTACTTGGTATGCTTGCAGCATCAATTACTCAGCGAAGAGCAGAAATTACCAGTATGATGTACAACAGAATGGTTGATATTAAGGGAATTGAATCGAGAAGTGAAATTTTTGCTACCGACTTTCCACGTCAATATGAATCATGGAGTCAAACTGCCGATACTTCATTTCAAAGTGAATTTAATGGAAGCAGTATTGTTGATGTTCTTGATCAGCGTCCTGAAATGGTTATTCTATGGGCAGGATATGCTTTCTCTAAAGACTATGGTACTCCAAGGGGACATATGAATGCAGTTAATGACGTGGTTCATACATTGCGTACGGGTTCACCAATGACAGCCGAAGAGGGACCACAACCTGCTACATGCTGGACATGTAAAAGTCCGGATGTTCCTCGCCTGATGGACTCTGTAGGTGTAGCAGAATTCTATAATAAACCATGGGCTCATTGGGGCCATGAAATTGTAAACCCTATAGGGTGTGCCGATTGCCATGATTCGGAAAGTATGGATCTTCAAATTAGTCGCCCCGCCTTAATTGAGGGATACGAATCTATGGGTATGAATATTCAGGATGCAACACACCAGGATATGCGCTCTTTAGCTTGTGCCCAATGTCATGTTGAATATTATTTTACACCAGAAGGTAAATATCTGATTTTCCCCTGGCATAATGGAATGACAATGGAAGGTGCTGAGCAGTATTATGATAGTATTCAGTTCTCCGATTATACCCATGCTTTAAGCAAAGCTCCAATAATTAAAGCTCAGCATCCGGATTATGAGATATTTAAAACCGGCATTCATGCTCAGAGAGGTGTATCCTGTGCCGATTGTCATATGCCATACACATCAGAAGGAGGTATAAAATATAGCAGTCACCATGTGAGAAGTCCTTTAGCCAGTATGAATAATACCTGCCAGGTTTGTCACCGTGAAACTGAAGAAGATTTAAGAAACTCTGTGTATGAACGTCAGCGTAGTGCAAATCAAATACGCAATCTGGTTGAAAAAGAACTTTCAACCGCTCATCTTGAAGCACAGTTTGCATGGGAAAAAGGTGCTACTGAAGCTCAGATGAATAAAGCTCTTCAGCTTATTCGTCAATCACAATGGCGCTGGGATTATGCTGTAGCTTCACATGGAGGTGCATTCCACTCACCTGTTGAATTTCAGAGGATATTATCACTTAGTCTGGACCGTGCTCACAAGGCCCGCTTCGAAATAGCAAAAGTGCTTGCAGAAATTGGTTATACAGGTGACGTGCCTCTACCTGACATATCAACAAAGGCAAAAGCTCAGGAATATATAGGACTTAAAATGGAGACTGAAATTTCAAATAAGAAAAACTTCCATGAGACTGTTGTACCAAAATGGCTTGAAACGGCAAAAAGAAATAATCGACTTGTAAGTCTTAATTAA
- the nrfH gene encoding cytochrome c nitrite reductase small subunit codes for MGKLRDFWDLIKPQGGWKFPAIIISGAFVGIFIYTFITSRAYTYLSDDPATCVNCHVMAPYYATWLHSSHGKDATCNDCHIPQDNYFNKYFVKGLNGYRHAAVFTKRTEEQAMTAIPMNSQALMNNCIRCHTQLNSEFVETGRHTWKEMQEIGGSVCWDCHRDVPHTRSRSLSSTPDARVPMPESNVPEWLQKITSGK; via the coding sequence ATGGGCAAACTGCGAGACTTTTGGGACCTTATCAAGCCTCAGGGCGGATGGAAATTTCCGGCAATAATCATTTCGGGAGCATTCGTGGGAATTTTCATTTACACATTCATCACCTCACGTGCATACACATATCTTTCAGATGATCCTGCTACATGTGTTAACTGTCATGTAATGGCTCCATATTATGCTACATGGCTGCATAGCTCTCATGGCAAAGATGCAACATGTAATGATTGTCATATTCCTCAGGATAATTATTTTAATAAATATTTCGTTAAAGGACTTAATGGCTACAGACATGCTGCTGTTTTCACTAAACGAACAGAAGAGCAGGCTATGACTGCAATACCTATGAATTCACAGGCATTAATGAATAACTGTATAAGATGCCATACCCAATTAAATAGTGAGTTTGTGGAAACAGGACGACATACCTGGAAAGAGATGCAGGAAATTGGAGGCAGTGTATGCTGGGATTGTCACAGAGACGTACCTCACACTCGAAGCAGATCCCTTTCCTCAACACCCGATGCAAGGGTGCCTATGCCTGAAAGCAACGTCCCGGAGTGGTTGCAGAAAATAACATCTGGTAAATAG
- a CDS encoding Crp/Fnr family transcriptional regulator codes for MERDTPHLDNMQMIFQCPLCSSIPVHQRAEFLDDLQYSVKEYDKDDVIVIQGSVCETLYIVIDGEVSTEMSDEKGDFMEIEYIAAPNPMSTGFLFAADNRSPVSAICQSKCKVIAIPKDNVYLLMRKYESFMLKFLSYISNKVFYLSEKLRLVSLRSIRAKLSYYFLKESAGENVLKLKISREEIARIFSVSRPALVKVMMEMAEEGIIEVNGREIRIIDRNILKSIV; via the coding sequence ATGGAACGTGATACACCGCACTTAGATAATATGCAAATGATATTTCAATGCCCATTATGCAGTTCAATCCCAGTTCACCAGCGTGCTGAATTCCTGGATGATCTGCAGTACTCTGTAAAAGAGTATGATAAAGATGATGTTATTGTAATACAAGGCTCAGTATGTGAGACACTATACATTGTAATTGATGGTGAGGTTTCAACAGAAATGTCTGACGAAAAAGGTGATTTCATGGAGATTGAATATATAGCGGCTCCAAATCCAATGTCTACCGGATTCCTTTTTGCTGCAGATAACAGATCACCTGTTTCAGCTATCTGTCAAAGTAAATGTAAAGTAATTGCAATCCCTAAGGATAATGTCTATCTGTTGATGAGAAAATATGAATCCTTTATGTTGAAATTTCTCTCATACATCTCCAACAAAGTTTTTTACCTTTCAGAAAAACTTCGTCTAGTATCACTCAGATCAATCAGAGCCAAACTATCATACTATTTTCTAAAAGAGTCAGCCGGAGAGAATGTCTTAAAACTGAAAATATCCAGAGAGGAAATTGCCCGTATTTTTTCTGTTTCACGACCGGCCTTGGTAAAGGTGATGATGGAGATGGCAGAAGAGGGTATAATTGAAGTAAACGGCAGAGAAATAAGAATAATTGACAGGAATATACTTAAAAGTATTGTCTAA
- a CDS encoding glycoside hydrolase family 140 protein — translation MKKNFSPSGLLMLVFIVTTTFSLKGQIGVDTTKSYLINKNDGKPFFWLADTGWELFHRLTREEAIQYLDKREEQQFNVIMAVALSELNGLRQPNMYGDIPFKDMETLEWAVTPGESPDNSFEYDYWDHVDFVINEAANRNIYIGLLPTWGDKVAYNWGEGPMVFNNNPDKAYNYAKKLAERYKNQWNIIWILGGDRPAVYEREGKQHDDRPVWRSMAKAIEDTYGKDIFITYHPGWPETSAFLPDEDWLDMHALQSGHGSRTVKAWETIVNDLNRDPKRPVIDLEPCYEDHPVNVWDGKWTRSERGYFDDYDVRARIYRGVFAGGAGATYGHHQIWQFLDTTRNAPVWVGDTIIGWQNALNAKAANHIHHIKDLMLSPSDFRRVMDNTMIVSEKGTDYNDQIIATRAISGSYALVYIPQPKPIEIDLRYLINFPKKVSWFNPVTGQYLKVGEEYNSDVYTFTPPNTEQRDWVLVIE, via the coding sequence ATGAAAAAGAACTTCTCTCCATCTGGTTTATTAATGTTAGTATTTATTGTGACAACAACTTTTTCTCTAAAAGGGCAAATTGGTGTTGATACTACTAAAAGCTATCTGATAAATAAAAATGATGGCAAACCTTTCTTCTGGCTGGCAGATACAGGTTGGGAGCTCTTTCACAGGCTTACTCGTGAAGAGGCAATTCAATATCTGGATAAAAGAGAGGAGCAGCAGTTTAATGTAATAATGGCAGTTGCTCTTTCAGAACTAAATGGTTTGCGGCAACCAAACATGTATGGTGACATACCATTTAAAGATATGGAAACACTTGAGTGGGCAGTAACTCCTGGTGAGAGTCCGGACAATTCTTTTGAATATGACTACTGGGATCATGTTGACTTTGTGATTAATGAGGCTGCAAATCGAAATATATATATCGGACTGCTCCCCACCTGGGGAGATAAGGTAGCTTATAACTGGGGTGAAGGTCCCATGGTCTTCAATAATAATCCGGATAAAGCATATAATTACGCCAAGAAACTGGCAGAAAGATATAAGAATCAGTGGAATATTATATGGATTCTTGGAGGAGACAGGCCTGCAGTATACGAACGAGAAGGCAAGCAGCATGATGATCGTCCTGTTTGGCGTTCTATGGCAAAAGCAATAGAGGATACTTATGGAAAAGATATATTTATTACATACCACCCGGGATGGCCGGAAACATCAGCATTTTTACCAGACGAAGATTGGCTTGATATGCATGCATTGCAAAGCGGACACGGCAGCAGAACAGTAAAAGCGTGGGAAACAATTGTCAATGACTTAAACAGAGATCCTAAGCGTCCGGTAATCGACCTGGAGCCTTGTTATGAAGACCATCCGGTAAATGTTTGGGATGGAAAATGGACAAGATCTGAACGTGGTTATTTTGATGACTATGATGTCAGAGCCCGTATTTATCGAGGTGTATTTGCAGGTGGTGCAGGTGCAACATATGGTCACCATCAGATATGGCAATTTCTCGACACAACCAGAAATGCACCTGTCTGGGTAGGTGATACAATTATAGGATGGCAAAATGCTCTTAATGCCAAGGCTGCTAATCATATTCATCACATTAAGGATTTAATGTTGTCACCTTCAGATTTCAGGCGTGTAATGGATAATACTATGATTGTGTCTGAGAAAGGGACCGACTATAACGACCAGATTATAGCTACCAGAGCTATATCCGGTTCATACGCATTGGTTTATATACCACAACCAAAACCGATTGAGATCGACTTGAGATATCTTATCAATTTTCCAAAAAAAGTGTCTTGGTTTAATCCTGTAACCGGTCAATACTTGAAAGTAGGAGAAGAATACAATTCAGATGTTTACACCTTTACTCCACCAAATACTGAGCAACGCGACTGGGTGCTTGTTATAGAATAG
- a CDS encoding glutamine synthetase III family protein, with protein MSTLRFKAVEEALKRVPVDVVTPGKMPSEYFGKYVFNRTQMSKYLSKETMEIVLEAIDSGTTLNRGIADHVAAGMKMWAVEMGATHYTHWFQPLTEGTAEKHDSFIDYADDQRNNIIERFSGKLLAQQEPDASSFPSGGIRNTFEARGYTAWDPSSPAFIIDDTLCIPTVFISYTGEALDYKTPLLKALNAVDKAAVDVCKLFYPDVKKVYSFLGWEQEYFLVDKSLYYARPDLILTERTLMGHESAKNQQLEDHYFGSIPPRVASFMQEVEYEAYKYGIPLKTCHNEVAPNQFELAPIYGETNLAVDQNLLIMSLMHRIADKHNFKLLLHEKPFAGVNGSGKHNNWSLCTDTGIGLFTPGKSPHDNLLFVTFLVNTLLAVYKHNALLKASIMSANNAHRLGANEAPPAIISVFLGKQISAVLDKIENSSEDDEISVDELKMMKLGVAHIPEVLIDNTDRNRTSPFAFTGNRFEFRAVGSSANCSSAMTALNSVVAAQLVEFKKELDKKTEKGMKLETAIFETLRHYIKESKAIRFEGNGYSEEWKKEAGKRGLDCETSVPLIYDAYTTPQSIEVFESLGVLSEKELHARNEVKWETYTKKIQIEGRVLGDLCMNHIIPVATEYQTMLLDNIYKMKSVFDEEKFEKLSKEDTAIIEEIADHITAINRNVYEMVEARKVANKIEDAREKAIAYHDTVETYFSKIRYHVDKLELIVDNRMWTLPKYRELLFIS; from the coding sequence ATGTCAACATTAAGATTTAAAGCAGTAGAAGAAGCATTAAAAAGAGTTCCGGTAGATGTGGTAACTCCGGGTAAAATGCCTTCAGAGTATTTTGGCAAATATGTTTTTAATCGTACTCAAATGTCGAAATATCTCTCAAAAGAAACTATGGAGATTGTATTGGAAGCAATTGATAGTGGTACAACTTTAAACAGAGGCATCGCTGATCATGTGGCAGCAGGTATGAAAATGTGGGCCGTGGAAATGGGAGCCACACATTATACACATTGGTTTCAACCCCTTACAGAAGGTACAGCTGAAAAGCATGATTCATTTATAGACTATGCAGATGATCAGAGAAATAATATTATTGAGAGGTTTTCAGGTAAATTACTCGCTCAGCAAGAACCGGACGCATCGAGTTTTCCAAGCGGTGGTATAAGAAATACATTTGAGGCGAGAGGATACACAGCATGGGATCCTTCATCACCAGCATTTATAATTGATGATACTTTATGTATACCAACTGTCTTTATCTCTTATACGGGAGAGGCACTTGATTATAAGACTCCTTTACTTAAAGCATTAAATGCGGTTGACAAGGCCGCTGTGGATGTATGCAAACTTTTTTATCCGGATGTTAAGAAGGTATACTCATTCTTAGGCTGGGAACAGGAGTATTTTCTGGTAGACAAGTCTTTATATTATGCAAGACCTGATTTGATTCTTACAGAAAGAACACTAATGGGTCACGAGAGTGCAAAAAATCAGCAATTGGAGGATCACTATTTTGGATCAATCCCTCCAAGAGTTGCATCATTTATGCAAGAAGTAGAGTATGAAGCATATAAGTATGGTATACCACTTAAGACCTGTCATAATGAGGTTGCACCTAACCAGTTTGAATTAGCTCCGATATATGGAGAAACTAATCTTGCGGTTGATCAGAATCTTCTAATTATGTCATTAATGCATAGAATAGCAGATAAACATAATTTCAAACTGCTTCTTCATGAGAAGCCATTTGCAGGTGTTAATGGTTCAGGAAAGCATAATAACTGGTCACTCTGTACAGATACCGGAATTGGTCTCTTTACTCCAGGCAAGAGTCCTCATGACAACCTTCTTTTTGTTACCTTCTTGGTTAACACTCTTTTAGCAGTTTATAAACATAACGCATTATTGAAAGCATCGATTATGTCTGCAAATAATGCACATCGTTTAGGTGCAAATGAAGCACCTCCAGCAATAATCTCTGTTTTCCTTGGCAAACAAATATCTGCTGTACTGGACAAAATAGAAAACAGTTCTGAGGATGATGAAATTTCTGTTGATGAACTTAAGATGATGAAACTGGGTGTAGCGCATATCCCTGAGGTATTAATAGATAACACCGACAGAAACCGTACATCTCCTTTTGCTTTTACCGGAAACAGATTTGAGTTTAGAGCAGTAGGATCTTCTGCAAACTGTTCTTCTGCAATGACTGCACTGAATTCAGTTGTTGCTGCACAACTAGTGGAATTTAAGAAAGAGCTTGACAAAAAAACAGAAAAGGGCATGAAGTTGGAAACGGCTATTTTTGAAACCCTACGACACTACATTAAGGAATCCAAAGCAATACGTTTTGAAGGGAACGGATATAGTGAAGAGTGGAAAAAAGAGGCTGGAAAACGTGGTTTAGATTGTGAAACAAGTGTTCCTCTGATATATGATGCTTATACAACTCCTCAATCGATAGAGGTGTTTGAATCTTTAGGTGTTCTAAGCGAGAAGGAGTTGCATGCTCGAAATGAAGTAAAATGGGAAACATACACTAAGAAGATTCAGATAGAAGGTAGAGTTTTAGGTGATTTGTGTATGAATCATATTATTCCTGTGGCCACTGAATACCAGACAATGCTTTTGGATAACATATATAAGATGAAATCTGTATTTGATGAGGAAAAATTTGAAAAACTGTCAAAAGAGGATACAGCCATTATTGAGGAAATTGCTGACCATATAACTGCTATCAATCGTAATGTTTATGAGATGGTTGAGGCCAGAAAGGTTGCAAATAAGATAGAAGATGCTCGCGAAAAGGCAATAGCCTACCATGATACAGTTGAGACTTATTTCTCTAAAATAAGATATCACGTGGACAAACTGGAACTTATTGTGGATAACAGAATGTGGACACTTCCAAAATACAGAGAATTACTATTTATAAGTTAG